One genomic segment of Natronospira proteinivora includes these proteins:
- a CDS encoding diguanylate cyclase, whose amino-acid sequence MNILVVDHSKVFRALWHKLVLKAGHEPIMVATGEEGLEELKRRRVDLVCVSLTLPDTDGIEFCRLARKTRRGRHVPLILLTSTEDKAARMKAFEAGATDIHSKTDIEELFNQAARFVEEDEQRISGRVLYVEDSSVVAHVMLKILERLGLEVDHYTSATDAYEAFGRHAYDLVISDILVEGEMSGMGLVSRIREKFPDKARVPILAVSGMDDITRRMELFRLGVNDFISKPVIEEEVVARVSNLISNKQLFDQVRAQRRHLYELAMIDQLTGLYNRNSLSEFAKKAFSEANRHDFPLSLILIDLDHFKEINDTHGHLTGDEVLASIGEMLKNNCRDEDFAVRFGGEELMLILPHCTHEDAVQRAEELRQAVETLKPSGIPMTASLGVTSRPHGREVSMEDLFRIADKAVYQAKEKGRNQVIALTAQDYQKQLAAG is encoded by the coding sequence ATGAACATCCTAGTGGTGGACCATTCCAAGGTCTTCCGGGCACTGTGGCATAAGCTGGTGCTCAAGGCCGGCCATGAACCCATCATGGTGGCCACGGGCGAGGAAGGCCTGGAAGAGCTCAAACGCCGCCGGGTGGATCTGGTCTGCGTCTCCCTGACCTTGCCCGACACGGATGGTATCGAATTCTGCCGCCTGGCCCGCAAGACCCGTCGTGGGCGGCATGTCCCCCTGATTCTTCTGACCTCCACCGAGGACAAGGCCGCCCGCATGAAGGCCTTCGAGGCCGGCGCCACGGATATTCACTCCAAAACCGATATTGAAGAACTGTTCAATCAGGCCGCCCGCTTCGTGGAGGAAGATGAGCAAAGGATCTCCGGGCGGGTTCTCTACGTTGAAGACAGTTCCGTGGTAGCCCATGTGATGCTCAAGATCCTCGAGCGGCTGGGCCTGGAAGTGGACCATTACACCAGTGCCACGGATGCCTACGAGGCCTTTGGACGGCATGCCTATGACTTGGTGATCAGCGACATCCTGGTGGAAGGCGAGATGAGCGGGATGGGGCTGGTCAGCCGTATCCGGGAAAAATTCCCCGACAAGGCCCGTGTTCCCATCCTGGCAGTCTCCGGCATGGACGACATCACCCGCCGTATGGAATTGTTCCGCCTGGGAGTCAACGACTTCATCTCCAAACCGGTCATCGAGGAAGAGGTGGTGGCCCGGGTAAGCAACCTGATTTCCAACAAACAGCTTTTTGACCAGGTCCGGGCTCAGCGTCGTCATCTCTATGAACTGGCCATGATCGACCAGCTCACCGGCCTGTATAACCGCAACTCCCTGTCCGAGTTCGCCAAGAAGGCCTTCAGTGAAGCCAATCGCCACGACTTCCCCCTAAGCCTGATTCTTATTGATCTGGATCACTTCAAGGAGATCAACGACACCCATGGTCACCTGACCGGTGACGAGGTCTTGGCCTCGATAGGGGAAATGCTCAAGAATAACTGCCGGGACGAGGATTTCGCGGTTCGCTTTGGCGGTGAGGAATTGATGCTGATCCTGCCCCACTGTACCCATGAGGATGCCGTGCAGCGAGCCGAGGAACTGCGCCAGGCCGTGGAGACCCTGAAGCCCTCCGGGATTCCCATGACCGCCAGCCTGGGGGTCACCTCCCGGCCCCACGGCCGGGAAGTTTCCATGGAAGACCTTTTCCGCATCGCGGACAAGGCTGTCTACCAGGCCAAGGAGAAGGGCCGAAACCAAGTGATAGCCCTCACCGCCCAGGACTACCAGAAGCAACTGGCAGCTGGATAA
- a CDS encoding M28 family metallopeptidase, which translates to MEQTITRHGISIVAGPLKGARMTQQATTSATASRNSHGRPPGRLTPLLIMAALSVISACQSQEAGPETPIISEEALHEHIRILSSDDFQGRAPGTEGGQNTVAYLTRELEGLLLSPGNQGRYTQTVPMVETTLTQQPRLDIRLDQAAEEKSLEYGQDMMAWSPRQEETVRLEDSDLIFVGYGIVAPEYDWNDYEDMDVTGKTVVMLVNDPGFATGDEALFDGNTMTYYGRWTYKFEEAARQGAEGALLIHEDDAAGYGWSVVSGSWSGPQLYLAQEDDQPTLKMEGWISQGSAESLFNAQGLDLDTMKAASLEPEFAGHSLDGWASIELNNRFQHSESENVIAYLPGEKRPEETIIYTAHWDHLGVDPDDEDVIYNGAVDNASGSAAVLELARAFSEMEQAPDRSIVFLWVTAEEQGLLGSRYYAENPVFPLESTVAGINLDSMNFYGPTRDVTVVGYGNSELDQWLAATAEEQDRHLRPEPHPERGYFFRSDHFNLARKGVPVLYPNPGIDHVEGGEEYGRARQADYQENRYHQPADEYDPDWDLSGLAQDTRLLWRVGYELANSETFPNWAEDNEFRRIRDESRRNADGS; encoded by the coding sequence TTGGAACAAACCATTACCCGGCATGGCATCTCCATCGTCGCCGGACCATTGAAGGGGGCCCGCATGACGCAGCAAGCCACTACATCCGCCACCGCATCCCGCAATTCCCACGGCAGGCCTCCGGGGCGCCTGACGCCATTGCTGATAATGGCGGCCCTGTCGGTCATTTCAGCCTGCCAGAGCCAGGAAGCGGGGCCGGAAACGCCCATCATCTCCGAAGAGGCACTCCATGAACACATCCGGATACTTTCTTCGGATGACTTTCAGGGGCGTGCACCCGGCACCGAAGGCGGTCAGAATACGGTGGCCTATCTGACCCGCGAACTGGAAGGCCTGCTGCTATCCCCCGGAAACCAGGGTCGCTACACCCAGACTGTCCCCATGGTGGAGACCACTCTGACTCAACAACCCCGACTGGACATCAGGCTGGACCAAGCGGCCGAGGAGAAAAGCCTGGAATACGGCCAGGACATGATGGCCTGGAGCCCCCGTCAGGAAGAGACGGTCCGCCTGGAAGACAGCGATCTGATCTTCGTGGGTTATGGCATCGTGGCCCCGGAATATGACTGGAATGATTACGAAGATATGGATGTCACGGGCAAGACCGTGGTGATGCTGGTCAACGATCCGGGTTTTGCCACCGGCGATGAGGCCCTGTTTGATGGCAACACCATGACTTATTACGGGCGCTGGACCTACAAATTCGAAGAGGCGGCCCGGCAAGGTGCCGAAGGTGCCCTACTGATTCACGAAGACGATGCCGCCGGATACGGCTGGTCAGTGGTCAGCGGCAGCTGGTCCGGGCCGCAGCTTTACCTGGCCCAGGAAGACGATCAGCCAACTCTGAAAATGGAAGGCTGGATCAGCCAGGGCAGTGCCGAATCCCTTTTTAACGCCCAGGGTCTGGATCTGGACACCATGAAGGCCGCTTCCCTGGAACCGGAATTCGCCGGCCATTCCTTGGATGGCTGGGCCAGCATCGAATTGAACAACCGCTTCCAGCACTCCGAATCCGAGAATGTGATTGCCTACCTGCCCGGCGAGAAGCGCCCCGAGGAAACCATCATCTATACCGCCCACTGGGATCATCTGGGTGTGGACCCCGACGACGAGGATGTGATCTATAACGGCGCGGTTGACAATGCCAGCGGCTCCGCCGCCGTACTGGAACTGGCCCGGGCGTTCTCGGAAATGGAGCAGGCCCCCGACCGAAGCATTGTCTTCCTGTGGGTCACCGCCGAGGAGCAGGGCCTGCTGGGCTCCCGTTATTATGCCGAGAACCCGGTCTTCCCCCTGGAAAGCACCGTCGCGGGAATCAACCTGGACAGCATGAACTTCTATGGCCCGACCCGGGACGTCACCGTGGTGGGGTATGGCAATTCGGAGCTGGATCAATGGCTGGCGGCGACAGCCGAGGAACAAGACCGCCATCTACGCCCGGAGCCCCATCCGGAACGGGGTTATTTCTTCCGTTCGGACCACTTCAATCTGGCCCGCAAAGGAGTGCCGGTGCTATATCCCAACCCGGGCATCGACCATGTGGAAGGCGGTGAGGAATACGGGCGTGCCAGGCAAGCCGATTACCAGGAAAACCGCTATCACCAACCGGCGGATGAATACGACCCGGACTGGGATCTCTCCGGCCTAGCCCAGGACACCCGGCTGCTGTGGCGAGTGGGCTACGAACTGGCCAACAGTGAGACCTTTCCCAACTGGGCAGAAGACAACGAATTTCGACGCATTCGGGATGAAAGCCGGCGAAATGCCGACGGTTCATGA